One Scytonema millei VB511283 genomic window carries:
- a CDS encoding quinone-dependent dihydroorotate dehydrogenase, translating to MDIYKSAIRPFLFDGIKADPEWMHDRVIRSLDWLDRNRARPGVKQTLAQLQKSTGLQDKRLQQQLWGIDFPNPLGLAAGFDKDGVAAHIWSNFGFGFAEMGTVTFHPQPGNPRPRLFRLPQDFAVLNRMGFNNHGAAVMAQRLAENNNSPTLRPIPLGINLGKSKITPLEAAAADYLDSFRLLKAWGDYFVVNVSSPNTPGLRSLQDAAQLGLILDALQQENQGKKPILVKIAPDLEWEAIADILEIAQTYQLAGIIATNTTIRRDGLKTQIIAKTGKSIVEEPGGISGLPVRDRSTEIIRFIYQQTQGQLPIVGVGGIFTAEDAWEKIIAGASLIQVYTSWIYEGIGIVNCILAGLLQKMAKHDLNCISEARGSQLSVISDQLSVTKESRE from the coding sequence GTGGATATTTACAAATCTGCAATTAGACCGTTTCTATTTGATGGAATTAAAGCCGATCCTGAGTGGATGCACGATCGCGTCATTCGTTCTTTAGATTGGCTAGATCGAAATCGCGCTCGTCCCGGCGTGAAACAGACTTTAGCACAACTGCAAAAATCTACAGGTTTGCAAGACAAGCGATTGCAACAGCAACTTTGGGGAATCGATTTTCCTAATCCTTTGGGATTAGCTGCTGGGTTTGATAAGGATGGGGTAGCGGCTCATATTTGGTCGAATTTTGGTTTTGGCTTTGCCGAAATGGGGACGGTGACATTTCATCCTCAACCAGGAAATCCTCGTCCGCGCCTATTTCGATTGCCCCAAGACTTTGCCGTTCTCAATCGCATGGGTTTTAATAATCATGGCGCAGCAGTGATGGCGCAACGATTAGCTGAGAATAACAATTCTCCTACTCTCAGACCAATACCACTAGGCATTAATTTAGGAAAATCGAAAATTACTCCCTTAGAAGCAGCCGCAGCCGACTATCTCGACAGTTTTCGGTTGTTGAAAGCCTGGGGTGACTATTTCGTGGTAAACGTCTCATCTCCAAATACTCCAGGGTTGCGATCGCTCCAAGATGCGGCTCAGTTAGGCTTAATTTTAGATGCCTTACAACAGGAAAATCAGGGAAAAAAACCGATTTTAGTGAAAATTGCTCCCGATTTAGAGTGGGAAGCGATCGCCGATATCCTTGAAATTGCCCAAACTTATCAATTGGCTGGAATTATTGCTACTAACACCACGATCCGCCGGGATGGATTGAAAACGCAGATAATTGCCAAAACTGGCAAATCGATTGTCGAAGAACCTGGAGGAATCAGCGGTTTACCCGTACGCGATCGCTCTACAGAAATTATTCGGTTTATCTACCAACAAACTCAAGGACAGTTACCAATTGTTGGTGTCGGCGGAATTTTTACGGCTGAAGATGCTTGGGAAAAAATTATCGCTGGTGCTAGCCTGATCCAGGTTTACACCAGCTGGATTTACGAAGGAATCGGTATAGTCAACTGCATCCTCGCGGGATTGCTGCAAAAAATGGCAAAACACGATTTAAACTGTATTTCCGAAGCTAGAGGAAGTCAGTTATCAGTTATCAGTGACCAGTTATCAGTGACGAAAGAGAGCAGGGAGTAG
- the holB gene encoding DNA polymerase III subunit delta': MTAFAQLIGQHQAVELLTQAIAQNRVAPAYLFAGPEGVGRCMAAKYFVEQLFCSQIPDSKQQQVRQRLQLGNHPDVLWIEPPQPEEKRKAAPVIRIEQIRHIEQFLSRPPLEAPRAVVALESAESMTEAAANALLKTLEEPGQATIVLIAPSTASLLPTLVSRCQRIPFYRLDSQSLAQVLQQVGYAHILSQPAILALAQGSPGAAIAAWQKLEVIPAELLAKLQQIPPSCHEALDLARQIDRTLDLETQIWLVDYLQYCYWQKFLASEMQHFPLEKLETTRRYLLCYAQPRLVWEVTLLGLTDVEMPHETPLYL; the protein is encoded by the coding sequence ATGACCGCTTTTGCCCAACTTATCGGACAGCATCAAGCAGTAGAATTATTGACTCAAGCGATCGCGCAAAATCGCGTTGCTCCAGCATACCTGTTTGCGGGACCGGAGGGTGTGGGAAGGTGCATGGCAGCTAAATACTTCGTAGAACAATTATTCTGCTCTCAAATTCCAGATTCCAAGCAGCAACAAGTTCGCCAGCGCTTGCAGTTGGGCAATCACCCCGATGTTTTGTGGATCGAACCGCCGCAACCTGAAGAAAAACGCAAAGCAGCACCAGTTATCCGCATCGAACAAATTCGCCACATCGAGCAATTTCTCAGTCGTCCACCTCTGGAAGCACCTCGTGCTGTAGTCGCGCTCGAATCAGCCGAATCTATGACAGAGGCAGCGGCAAATGCGCTGTTAAAAACCCTGGAAGAGCCAGGACAGGCGACAATTGTGTTGATCGCTCCCTCTACTGCATCGTTATTACCAACGCTGGTATCGAGATGTCAGCGCATTCCTTTTTATCGTTTGGACTCTCAATCTTTAGCTCAAGTACTCCAACAAGTCGGCTACGCGCATATTTTGAGCCAACCAGCTATTTTGGCACTAGCACAGGGCAGTCCAGGGGCAGCGATCGCGGCTTGGCAAAAGCTAGAGGTAATTCCGGCTGAATTACTGGCAAAACTTCAGCAGATTCCTCCATCTTGCCATGAAGCCTTAGATCTTGCGCGTCAAATCGATCGCACTCTGGATTTAGAAACTCAGATTTGGTTGGTAGACTATCTTCAGTATTGCTATTGGCAAAAGTTTTTGGCTAGCGAGATGCAGCACTTTCCCTTGGAAAAACTGGAGACAACTAGGCGTTACTTACTCTGTTATGCCCAGCCTCGACTTGTTTGGGAAGTCACGTTACTAGGTTTGACAGATGTAGAAATGCCGCATGAAACACCTTTGTATTTATAA
- a CDS encoding class I SAM-dependent methyltransferase yields MTNNKLLRILEPEVMDSWEETVEYDAMDFVEVNTAFAQTASELCRLDTAKVLDAGTGTARIPIILSQMHPHWQIWGIDLAENMLKLGFQNVKDAGLQDRISLEIVDAKRLPYPDDYFELVISNSLVHHLPNPLPFLQELKRVLQPKGAICIRDLIRPSDAATIDRLVEGIGMEYSDRQKDLFRDSLHAAFTIDEVEQLVTQAKIPGVRIYQSSDRHWTVERSWRQ; encoded by the coding sequence ATGACCAATAACAAATTACTAAGAATTCTAGAACCGGAAGTGATGGACTCTTGGGAGGAAACAGTTGAATACGATGCAATGGATTTTGTAGAAGTCAACACTGCTTTTGCTCAAACCGCAAGTGAGTTATGTCGGTTGGACACAGCTAAAGTTCTCGATGCGGGGACTGGTACAGCTCGAATTCCAATTATTCTCAGTCAAATGCATCCTCATTGGCAAATATGGGGGATTGACTTGGCAGAAAATATGTTGAAATTAGGTTTTCAGAACGTTAAAGACGCAGGCTTGCAAGATCGAATTAGTTTGGAAATAGTAGATGCTAAGCGCCTACCTTATCCTGACGATTATTTTGAGCTGGTTATTTCTAACAGCCTCGTTCACCACTTACCGAACCCCTTGCCCTTTTTGCAAGAACTCAAAAGAGTATTGCAACCCAAAGGAGCCATTTGTATTAGAGATTTAATTCGTCCAAGTGATGCAGCGACTATAGATCGGTTAGTTGAAGGAATTGGTATGGAATACAGCGATCGCCAGAAAGATTTATTTCGCGATTCTCTGCACGCAGCTTTTACAATTGATGAGGTCGAACAACTCGTCACTCAAGCCAAAATTCCAGGTGTGAGGATTTATCAATCGAGCGATCGCCATTGGACTGTAGAGAGGAGTTGGAGACAGTAA
- a CDS encoding B12-binding domain-containing radical SAM protein, with translation MRVLLLYPLFPKSFWSFDKAIELIGRKVAMPPLGLITVAAILPQEWEFRLVDRSVRSETKADWEWADLVIISGMIVQKPDMLHLIREAKRHGKLVAVGGPYVTSVPEAAKAAGADFLVLDEGEITLPLLVEALARGETSGTIRSNGEKPDVTTTPVPRYDLLDLSAYADMSVQFSRGCPFQCEFCDIIVLYGRKPRTKTPQQLLAELQTLYDLGWRRSIFMVDDNFIGNKRNVKLLLKELGPWMAEKGYPFSFSTEASVDLAQDEELLDLMIAANFNAVFLGIETPDTDSLELTQKFQNTRNSLIESVQKINRVGLRVMAGFIMGFDGEKPGAGDRIIDFVEATAIPQALFSMLQALPNTALWHRLQKEGRLLEGRGVANIHQTTLINFIPTRPVEDIAHEYVRCFWELYEPSRYLARVYRHFRFMNPKPLKKKLRMPGLIEIRAILTICWRQGIKRNTRWQFWQQLFSMLRHNPSVFESYIINCAHLEHFVDYRQIVRDQIESQLAELAAVEANMQPQKAA, from the coding sequence ATGCGAGTTTTACTCCTATATCCTCTTTTTCCCAAATCATTTTGGTCTTTTGACAAAGCGATCGAACTCATTGGTCGTAAAGTGGCAATGCCCCCACTAGGACTAATTACAGTTGCCGCAATCCTGCCTCAAGAGTGGGAATTTCGTCTAGTAGACCGTAGCGTGAGATCTGAAACAAAAGCAGACTGGGAATGGGCAGATTTGGTCATCATCTCCGGCATGATCGTCCAGAAACCAGATATGCTGCATCTCATTAGAGAAGCAAAGCGACATGGAAAATTAGTCGCCGTTGGTGGTCCCTACGTCACCTCCGTACCGGAAGCAGCCAAGGCAGCTGGGGCAGACTTTTTAGTATTAGATGAGGGCGAAATTACTCTACCCTTGCTAGTAGAGGCATTAGCAAGAGGCGAGACTTCTGGTACTATCCGCTCTAACGGTGAAAAGCCCGATGTCACGACCACACCAGTTCCCAGGTACGATCTGCTAGATTTAAGTGCCTACGCTGATATGTCCGTACAATTTTCGCGAGGTTGCCCCTTCCAGTGCGAATTCTGCGACATTATCGTGTTGTACGGACGCAAACCCCGTACCAAAACACCACAGCAGCTATTAGCAGAGTTGCAAACTCTGTACGATCTGGGCTGGCGGCGATCGATATTTATGGTGGATGACAATTTCATCGGCAATAAACGCAATGTCAAGCTGTTATTAAAAGAACTTGGTCCTTGGATGGCAGAAAAAGGATATCCTTTTAGCTTTTCCACCGAAGCATCGGTAGATTTAGCCCAAGATGAAGAACTTTTAGATTTGATGATTGCGGCTAACTTTAACGCGGTATTTCTAGGAATTGAAACGCCAGACACCGATAGCTTAGAACTAACACAGAAATTCCAAAATACTCGCAATTCCCTGATTGAATCAGTGCAAAAAATCAATCGAGTGGGATTGAGAGTGATGGCTGGTTTTATTATGGGCTTTGATGGCGAAAAACCTGGAGCAGGCGATCGCATTATCGATTTTGTGGAAGCAACTGCAATTCCTCAAGCTTTATTTAGTATGCTGCAAGCCTTGCCAAATACTGCTTTATGGCATCGTCTCCAAAAAGAAGGGCGTTTACTCGAAGGCAGGGGAGTAGCAAATATTCACCAAACAACCCTGATCAACTTTATTCCTACCCGTCCCGTAGAAGATATTGCCCACGAATATGTCAGATGCTTTTGGGAACTGTATGAACCCAGTCGCTACCTAGCCAGAGTTTACCGCCACTTCCGTTTCATGAACCCGAAACCTCTGAAGAAAAAGCTGCGGATGCCAGGATTGATTGAAATTCGCGCCATATTAACTATCTGCTGGCGACAGGGAATTAAGCGAAATACGCGCTGGCAATTTTGGCAGCAATTATTTTCAATGTTGCGGCATAATCCTAGCGTGTTTGAGTCATATATCATTAACTGCGCCCACTTAGAACACTTCGTCGATTATCGCCAAATCGTCCGCGATCAAATTGAGTCACAACTAGCAGAACTCGCAGCCGTAGAAGCTAACATGCAACCCCAAAAAGCAGCGTAG
- a CDS encoding amidohydrolase family protein, which translates to MYQGLPVIDADAHKLENPLVMRDYLEPKYRDRVGMVIDSLGDQRARVVDFNPATGKNDLTRMFPQPQGMGKGGFRNLHPTTTLGATFNRLRIEDMDREGVDVHVIFGTFNLTFSSILDKDLAIALCRAYNDYIAEDCRPYGDRLKPIGVIPLQDVDAAVAEMRRCVNELGMIGVGVAPNMPIPHPKAPQAFPDIRSCKPISHPDFRPILQAAVDLDIALGIHGGPGSYMMGGISDYMETFVLTHIFVQRNQQQHALARMVFDGAFEQFPTLRVGFLEGGCGWLPDLAHSFHEHWEKRIRDFDPKNPYRPSMMDVTKLMLQERKGRDRANIINMTKNLFDLLWNAEHDPTKIDDASLYEHYDLRHRDPMEYFERGQIFTSFESDDPAPAYLPVAMGEIGKRLTCFSGDYGHWDGVLENCVKDAAEVAEYDREHLGLLLGGNALDLYGDRLRRSLPSYLIEQTAASVS; encoded by the coding sequence ATGTATCAAGGTTTACCAGTTATTGATGCAGATGCCCACAAGCTTGAAAATCCCTTAGTCATGCGGGATTATCTAGAGCCAAAGTATCGCGATCGCGTGGGGATGGTAATCGATAGTCTGGGCGATCAGCGGGCGCGGGTAGTAGATTTTAACCCCGCTACGGGCAAAAACGATCTAACGCGGATGTTTCCCCAGCCTCAAGGCATGGGGAAAGGTGGATTTCGCAACTTACACCCGACAACAACTTTGGGCGCAACATTCAACCGCCTGCGGATCGAAGATATGGATCGGGAAGGGGTAGACGTACACGTAATTTTCGGTACGTTCAACCTGACATTTTCTAGCATTTTAGATAAAGACTTAGCGATCGCCCTGTGTCGTGCTTATAACGACTATATTGCCGAAGATTGTCGTCCTTATGGCGATCGCCTCAAACCAATTGGTGTCATACCTCTACAAGATGTCGATGCGGCTGTCGCCGAAATGCGTCGCTGCGTCAACGAACTAGGGATGATTGGCGTTGGTGTCGCCCCAAATATGCCCATTCCTCACCCGAAAGCTCCCCAAGCTTTCCCCGATATCCGCAGTTGTAAGCCAATCAGCCATCCTGACTTCAGACCAATTCTACAAGCAGCAGTAGATTTAGATATTGCACTGGGAATTCACGGTGGTCCAGGTTCTTACATGATGGGCGGAATTTCTGACTACATGGAAACTTTTGTCCTGACTCACATCTTCGTCCAACGCAACCAACAGCAGCACGCTTTGGCGCGGATGGTATTTGATGGGGCATTTGAACAGTTTCCCACCTTGCGGGTTGGCTTTTTAGAAGGTGGTTGTGGCTGGTTGCCCGATCTCGCCCATTCTTTCCACGAACATTGGGAAAAACGCATCCGCGATTTCGATCCCAAAAATCCTTATCGTCCTTCGATGATGGATGTCACAAAATTGATGCTGCAAGAGCGCAAAGGACGCGATCGCGCTAACATCATCAACATGACCAAGAATCTTTTCGATCTGTTGTGGAATGCCGAACACGATCCTACCAAGATCGATGATGCGAGTCTTTACGAGCATTATGACCTGCGCCATCGCGACCCGATGGAATATTTTGAACGGGGACAAATCTTTACTTCCTTTGAATCCGACGACCCCGCACCCGCCTACTTACCCGTAGCGATGGGAGAGATTGGCAAGCGCCTAACTTGCTTCTCTGGAGACTACGGACACTGGGATGGTGTATTGGAAAACTGCGTTAAAGATGCGGCGGAAGTCGCTGAATACGATCGCGAACACTTAGGGCTATTGCTAGGAGGTAATGCCCTAGACTTATATGGCGATCGGCTGCGTCGTTCTCTCCCTAGCTATCTGATAGAACAAACTGCTGCTAGCGTCAGCTAA
- a CDS encoding rhomboid family intramembrane serine protease has protein sequence MVPIRDNVPTKIVPYVTYGLVAANILAFIYEADLPPQQLDGFFHLFAVVPRELTASFAGITVNQPVPEWITLVTSQFLHGGLLHLGGNMLFLWIFGNNVEDRLGHVKYLIFYLACGVLAALAQWFFSQSSGIPSLGASGAIAGVMGAYILRYPTAEVLTLIPLGFFFPAVRIPAFYFLGFWFLQQAAYGVASLEARTNIGMESGGIAYWAHAGGFLFGAVLGFLFGMLKSDPQDQYSQYS, from the coding sequence ATGGTTCCCATCCGCGATAACGTCCCGACGAAGATCGTTCCCTACGTCACTTATGGACTGGTTGCAGCTAATATTCTCGCCTTTATTTACGAGGCAGATTTGCCACCGCAACAATTAGATGGTTTTTTTCATCTATTTGCTGTCGTTCCTAGAGAGTTAACAGCTAGTTTTGCAGGAATTACTGTAAATCAACCCGTACCAGAGTGGATTACCCTCGTCACCTCCCAATTCCTCCACGGAGGATTGCTGCATTTGGGAGGCAATATGTTGTTTCTCTGGATTTTTGGCAACAACGTTGAGGATCGTTTAGGACACGTCAAATATCTAATTTTTTATCTTGCCTGCGGCGTATTGGCAGCGCTGGCACAATGGTTCTTTTCTCAATCTTCCGGTATTCCTTCCTTGGGTGCAAGTGGGGCGATCGCTGGAGTGATGGGTGCGTATATTCTCCGCTACCCCACGGCTGAAGTTCTGACTTTGATTCCACTAGGATTTTTCTTTCCCGCCGTCCGCATCCCTGCTTTTTATTTTCTCGGATTCTGGTTTTTGCAACAAGCTGCTTACGGTGTGGCGAGTTTAGAAGCTCGAACTAATATTGGCATGGAAAGCGGCGGTATTGCGTATTGGGCGCACGCAGGCGGTTTTCTGTTTGGTGCTGTTCTCGGTTTCTTGTTTGGAATGCTCAAATCAGATCCTCAAGACCAGTATTCGCAGTACAGTTGA